From Ananas comosus cultivar F153 linkage group 8, ASM154086v1, whole genome shotgun sequence, one genomic window encodes:
- the LOC109713752 gene encoding uncharacterized protein LOC109713752, whose product MESFGVSFAASDLEAGIPVRTPAPRRRAITGYPLHRHEPRFFCGDNDDGADEAHHFLDACFLCKKPLAGNHDIFMYRGDTPFCSEECRQVQIEKDEAQEKNSKYALKASSRKAEQRQQQKQSSPRIPVSAW is encoded by the exons ATGGAGTCCTTTGGTGTTTCCTTCGCCGCCTCCGATCTCGAGGCGGGGATTCCCGTGCGCACCCCCGCCCCCCGCAGGAGGGCGATTACGGGGTACCCGTTGCACAGGCACGAGCCCAGATTCTTCTGCGGCGACAACGACGACGGTGCGGACGAGGCGCATCACTTCCTCGACGCTTGTTTCCTATGCAAGAAGCCCCTCGCGGGAAATCACGATATCTTCATGTATAG AGGGGACACGCCTTTCTGCAGCGAGGAGTGTAGACAAGTACAAATCGAGAAAGACGAGGCTCAGGAGAAAAACTCCAAATACGCCTTGAAGGCTTCTTCAAGAAAAGCggagcagcggcagcagcagaagcagagcTCTCCGAGAATCCCAGTTAGCGCATGGTAG
- the LOC109713600 gene encoding probable BOI-related E3 ubiquitin-protein ligase 3 isoform X4: MAVQAQYPSNVLILNSEQERKKEMEFPQPPSKFLDPSPAIFYGGGSGTNTRKRGRDAAALLPQQQQQQMQQHVNSLISQQQQQQQVLQVTTPTVISVAQLQKQLPLPPSPTPMLSTGLCLDFDGRRLKKAQNQSNLLLSSSSSPSPSSSSIVSSLFSNELAAQMAQQHDEIERLLHAHGEELRRGLAEKRRRHYRAVVGAAEEAAARRLREKEAEAERAARRGAELEERLARLRAESTAWQAKALADQAEAAALHAQLQRAAAAAPAELPSGGDGAEDAESAHVDPDRAEPEPGWACRACRLRPASVVILPCRHLCLCHACDLAASSCPLCLIGRTGSVHVCFS; the protein is encoded by the exons ATGGCGGTTCAGGCGCAATACCCATCCAACGTTCTCATTCTCAacag CGAgcaagagaggaagaaggagatggAGTTCCCCCAGCCCCCTTCCAAGTTCCTCGACCCTTCCCCCGCCATCTTCTACGGAGGAG GGAGCGGCACCAACACGAGGAAGAGGGGTAGAGATGCCGCGGCGCTGttgccgcagcagcagcagcagcagatgcAGCAGCATGTGAACAGCCTCATttctcagcagcagcagcagcagcaggtgcTGCAGGTGACGACGCCTACGGTGATAAGCGTGGCGCAGCTGCAGAAGCAATTGCCTCTTCCGCCTTCTCCGACGCCGATGCTGTCCACCGGCCTCTGCCTCGACTTCGACGGCCGCCGATTGAAGAAGGCCCAGAACCAATCCaatctcctcctctcctcgtcctcgtcgccttcgccttcgtctTCCTCCATTGTTTCCTCGCTCTTCTCTAATGAGCTCGCCGCGCAAATGGCCCAGCAACACGACGAGATTGAGCGCCTCCTCCATGCTCAC GGGGAGGAGCTGCGGCGGGGGTTGGCGGAGAAGCGGCGGAGGCACTACAGGGCGGTGGtgggcgcggcggaggaggcggcggcgcggcggctgCGGGAGAAGGAGGCGGAGGCCGAGCGCGCCGCGCGGCGCGGCGCCGAGCTCGAGGAGCGGCTCGCGCGGCTCCGCGCCGAGTCGACGGCGTGGCAGGCCAAGGCCCTCGCCGACCAGGCCGAGGCCGCCGCGCTCCACGCCCAGCTCCAGCGCGCCGCGGCGGCCGCGCCGGCGGAGCTGCCCAGCGGCGGCGACGGGGCGGAGGACGCGGAGTCGGCGCACGTCGACCCGGACCGGGCCGAACCGGAACCGGGCTGGGCCTGCCGGGCCTGCCGGCTCAGGCCGGCCTCCGTGGTGATCCTCCCCTGCCGCCACCTCTGCCTCTGCCACGCCTGCGACCTCGCCGCCTCCTCCTGCCCCCTCTGCCTCATCGGACGGACCGGCAGCGTCCACGTCTGCTTCTCCTAA
- the LOC109713600 gene encoding probable BOI-related E3 ubiquitin-protein ligase 3 isoform X2 — MAVQAQYPSNVLILNRSEQERKKEMEFPQPPSKFLDPSPAIFYGGGSGTNTRKRGRDAAALLPQQQQQQMQQHVNSLISQQQQQQQVLQVTTPTVISVAQLQKQLPLPPSPTPMLSTGLCLDFDGRRLKKAQNQSNLLLSSSSSPSPSSSSIVSSLFSNELAAQMAQQHDEIERLLHAHGEELRRGLAEKRRRHYRAVVGAAEEAAARRLREKEAEAERAARRGAELEERLARLRAESTAWQAKALADQAEAAALHAQLQRAAAAAPAELPSGGDGAEDAESAHVDPDRAEPEPGWACRACRLRPASVVILPCRHLCLCHACDLAASSCPLCLIGRTGSVHVCFS; from the exons ATGGCGGTTCAGGCGCAATACCCATCCAACGTTCTCATTCTCAacag AAGCGAgcaagagaggaagaaggagatggAGTTCCCCCAGCCCCCTTCCAAGTTCCTCGACCCTTCCCCCGCCATCTTCTACGGAGGAG GGAGCGGCACCAACACGAGGAAGAGGGGTAGAGATGCCGCGGCGCTGttgccgcagcagcagcagcagcagatgcAGCAGCATGTGAACAGCCTCATttctcagcagcagcagcagcagcaggtgcTGCAGGTGACGACGCCTACGGTGATAAGCGTGGCGCAGCTGCAGAAGCAATTGCCTCTTCCGCCTTCTCCGACGCCGATGCTGTCCACCGGCCTCTGCCTCGACTTCGACGGCCGCCGATTGAAGAAGGCCCAGAACCAATCCaatctcctcctctcctcgtcctcgtcgccttcgccttcgtctTCCTCCATTGTTTCCTCGCTCTTCTCTAATGAGCTCGCCGCGCAAATGGCCCAGCAACACGACGAGATTGAGCGCCTCCTCCATGCTCAC GGGGAGGAGCTGCGGCGGGGGTTGGCGGAGAAGCGGCGGAGGCACTACAGGGCGGTGGtgggcgcggcggaggaggcggcggcgcggcggctgCGGGAGAAGGAGGCGGAGGCCGAGCGCGCCGCGCGGCGCGGCGCCGAGCTCGAGGAGCGGCTCGCGCGGCTCCGCGCCGAGTCGACGGCGTGGCAGGCCAAGGCCCTCGCCGACCAGGCCGAGGCCGCCGCGCTCCACGCCCAGCTCCAGCGCGCCGCGGCGGCCGCGCCGGCGGAGCTGCCCAGCGGCGGCGACGGGGCGGAGGACGCGGAGTCGGCGCACGTCGACCCGGACCGGGCCGAACCGGAACCGGGCTGGGCCTGCCGGGCCTGCCGGCTCAGGCCGGCCTCCGTGGTGATCCTCCCCTGCCGCCACCTCTGCCTCTGCCACGCCTGCGACCTCGCCGCCTCCTCCTGCCCCCTCTGCCTCATCGGACGGACCGGCAGCGTCCACGTCTGCTTCTCCTAA
- the LOC109713600 gene encoding probable BOI-related E3 ubiquitin-protein ligase 3 isoform X3: MAVQAQYPSNVLILNSEQERKKEMEFPQPPSKFLDPSPAIFYGGVGSGTNTRKRGRDAAALLPQQQQQQMQQHVNSLISQQQQQQQVLQVTTPTVISVAQLQKQLPLPPSPTPMLSTGLCLDFDGRRLKKAQNQSNLLLSSSSSPSPSSSSIVSSLFSNELAAQMAQQHDEIERLLHAHGEELRRGLAEKRRRHYRAVVGAAEEAAARRLREKEAEAERAARRGAELEERLARLRAESTAWQAKALADQAEAAALHAQLQRAAAAAPAELPSGGDGAEDAESAHVDPDRAEPEPGWACRACRLRPASVVILPCRHLCLCHACDLAASSCPLCLIGRTGSVHVCFS; the protein is encoded by the exons ATGGCGGTTCAGGCGCAATACCCATCCAACGTTCTCATTCTCAacag CGAgcaagagaggaagaaggagatggAGTTCCCCCAGCCCCCTTCCAAGTTCCTCGACCCTTCCCCCGCCATCTTCTACGGAGGAG TAGGGAGCGGCACCAACACGAGGAAGAGGGGTAGAGATGCCGCGGCGCTGttgccgcagcagcagcagcagcagatgcAGCAGCATGTGAACAGCCTCATttctcagcagcagcagcagcagcaggtgcTGCAGGTGACGACGCCTACGGTGATAAGCGTGGCGCAGCTGCAGAAGCAATTGCCTCTTCCGCCTTCTCCGACGCCGATGCTGTCCACCGGCCTCTGCCTCGACTTCGACGGCCGCCGATTGAAGAAGGCCCAGAACCAATCCaatctcctcctctcctcgtcctcgtcgccttcgccttcgtctTCCTCCATTGTTTCCTCGCTCTTCTCTAATGAGCTCGCCGCGCAAATGGCCCAGCAACACGACGAGATTGAGCGCCTCCTCCATGCTCAC GGGGAGGAGCTGCGGCGGGGGTTGGCGGAGAAGCGGCGGAGGCACTACAGGGCGGTGGtgggcgcggcggaggaggcggcggcgcggcggctgCGGGAGAAGGAGGCGGAGGCCGAGCGCGCCGCGCGGCGCGGCGCCGAGCTCGAGGAGCGGCTCGCGCGGCTCCGCGCCGAGTCGACGGCGTGGCAGGCCAAGGCCCTCGCCGACCAGGCCGAGGCCGCCGCGCTCCACGCCCAGCTCCAGCGCGCCGCGGCGGCCGCGCCGGCGGAGCTGCCCAGCGGCGGCGACGGGGCGGAGGACGCGGAGTCGGCGCACGTCGACCCGGACCGGGCCGAACCGGAACCGGGCTGGGCCTGCCGGGCCTGCCGGCTCAGGCCGGCCTCCGTGGTGATCCTCCCCTGCCGCCACCTCTGCCTCTGCCACGCCTGCGACCTCGCCGCCTCCTCCTGCCCCCTCTGCCTCATCGGACGGACCGGCAGCGTCCACGTCTGCTTCTCCTAA
- the LOC109713600 gene encoding probable BOI-related E3 ubiquitin-protein ligase 3 isoform X1 gives MAVQAQYPSNVLILNRSEQERKKEMEFPQPPSKFLDPSPAIFYGGVGSGTNTRKRGRDAAALLPQQQQQQMQQHVNSLISQQQQQQQVLQVTTPTVISVAQLQKQLPLPPSPTPMLSTGLCLDFDGRRLKKAQNQSNLLLSSSSSPSPSSSSIVSSLFSNELAAQMAQQHDEIERLLHAHGEELRRGLAEKRRRHYRAVVGAAEEAAARRLREKEAEAERAARRGAELEERLARLRAESTAWQAKALADQAEAAALHAQLQRAAAAAPAELPSGGDGAEDAESAHVDPDRAEPEPGWACRACRLRPASVVILPCRHLCLCHACDLAASSCPLCLIGRTGSVHVCFS, from the exons ATGGCGGTTCAGGCGCAATACCCATCCAACGTTCTCATTCTCAacag AAGCGAgcaagagaggaagaaggagatggAGTTCCCCCAGCCCCCTTCCAAGTTCCTCGACCCTTCCCCCGCCATCTTCTACGGAGGAG TAGGGAGCGGCACCAACACGAGGAAGAGGGGTAGAGATGCCGCGGCGCTGttgccgcagcagcagcagcagcagatgcAGCAGCATGTGAACAGCCTCATttctcagcagcagcagcagcagcaggtgcTGCAGGTGACGACGCCTACGGTGATAAGCGTGGCGCAGCTGCAGAAGCAATTGCCTCTTCCGCCTTCTCCGACGCCGATGCTGTCCACCGGCCTCTGCCTCGACTTCGACGGCCGCCGATTGAAGAAGGCCCAGAACCAATCCaatctcctcctctcctcgtcctcgtcgccttcgccttcgtctTCCTCCATTGTTTCCTCGCTCTTCTCTAATGAGCTCGCCGCGCAAATGGCCCAGCAACACGACGAGATTGAGCGCCTCCTCCATGCTCAC GGGGAGGAGCTGCGGCGGGGGTTGGCGGAGAAGCGGCGGAGGCACTACAGGGCGGTGGtgggcgcggcggaggaggcggcggcgcggcggctgCGGGAGAAGGAGGCGGAGGCCGAGCGCGCCGCGCGGCGCGGCGCCGAGCTCGAGGAGCGGCTCGCGCGGCTCCGCGCCGAGTCGACGGCGTGGCAGGCCAAGGCCCTCGCCGACCAGGCCGAGGCCGCCGCGCTCCACGCCCAGCTCCAGCGCGCCGCGGCGGCCGCGCCGGCGGAGCTGCCCAGCGGCGGCGACGGGGCGGAGGACGCGGAGTCGGCGCACGTCGACCCGGACCGGGCCGAACCGGAACCGGGCTGGGCCTGCCGGGCCTGCCGGCTCAGGCCGGCCTCCGTGGTGATCCTCCCCTGCCGCCACCTCTGCCTCTGCCACGCCTGCGACCTCGCCGCCTCCTCCTGCCCCCTCTGCCTCATCGGACGGACCGGCAGCGTCCACGTCTGCTTCTCCTAA